In Paenibacillus stellifer, the DNA window GCCCGGGTCATGCCCAGGATAACCGCCGACAGAATGCCTCTTCCGGCTGCAGGCAGCACAACGCGCATAATTACCTGAAACCGGGTGGAGCCGAGCGCATACGCGGCATCGCGGTATTTGGCCGGAACTACGGTAATGGCGTCATCGCTGATCCGGGAAATGGTCGGCAGAACCATCAGCGCCAGCACTAGCGCCGCCGCCAGCAGACCGTCTCCCAGCCCCTCGCCGCTTAGATTCCGAAGAAACGGAAGCAGGACGGTCAGTCCCAGATAGCCGTATACAATCGAAGGAATGCCGACCAGAAGATCGAGAACCGGACGGATGAAGCGCTTGAGCCAGAGCGGTGCGATCTCAGCTGTCAGAACCGCCATGCCGACCGATATGGGGACGGAGATCAGCATCGTCAGCACGGTCAGTGACAGCGTGTTGATAATGAAGGAAGCCGCACCGAATTTCTCGTCCTCCGGCGTCCAGTCGAAAGAGAAGAAGAACTGAGCCGGTGAGATATGCCCGAACAGGAGCAGGGCCGTCTTGCCGATAAACACCGTCACTAGGACGAGTACGAAGCAGAGCGCCAGGATGCTGAGTAAAAAATAATAACGTGCGGCGTAATCCGAGAGACGGTGGCGCAAATGCCGTCTAGCGGATATATTCACGGGGCGGGGACCGCCCGCCGCCGGTTTGGGTTCGATATTGGGGTCAATGGTCTGTTGAACCATGCCTTGCCTCCTTGCCGAAATTCATTCTTCTCTATTCAAGGATAAACGCCTAACGGCGTCCTCCAGACGCCATGCGTTTACCGAGAAATAGAAGACCTGGATAAGTACGCAGCTTATACTTTCTTATATTTCTAGGAAAAGCCAGCCCCGATTACCCGGAGGCTGGCCATTTGGTACGCTGTATCGAATGCGTCCTGAACTTACTTCATCGCGGAGATCGGAATGAATTTCAGCTTCTTCAGCGATCCCTGCTGGAACTTCTTGCTCTGCACATAGTCGATGAACGCTTTAGTGGCGCCGGTCGGTTGTCCCTTGGTCATGTAGTAGCCGTAAGCCCAGATCTTATAGGAACCGTTGATAACATTGTCGCTCGTTGCGGCTACGCCGTTGAACTTCACGGCTTTGATGTCACCGCCGGTTACATATACAAGGTCGATATAACCGATCGAGTTCGGCGTAGAACCTACAGCCGTCTTCATGTCGCCGCTCGAGCCGACTTCCTTGTAGTTCTTGTCTTTCTTCACGATGTCGCCGCCAGCCAGCGCCTTGGACTGATAATTAACGCGGGTGCCGGAACCGAATGCGCGGGTGATGACGACGATGTCCGCATCAGCGCCACCGACCTGCTTCCAGTTCGTGATCTTGCCGGAGTAAATGCCTTTCAGCTGATCAGTGGTCAGATTGTCAACACCGACATTCTTGTTCACGATCGTCGCGAAAGGAATGACTGCCACCTTGTTCGCTACCTGGCCGTCGAAGGCTTTGAAGCCCGGAACGTCAATGCTGGCGTCCCAGTCGCAGGCGCCGATGTCGGCGATGCCTTTCTTGACCGCCTGCGGTCCGGTTACGGAGCCTTTGCCGGAAGCGGCGATTTTAACCTTCGGATGCAGCTTCTGGAACTCTTTGGCTGCCTGAAGCGTCAGCGGCAGCAGGGCTGTCGAGCCGTTAATCGTGATTTTGCCCGAGAGAGAATCGGCTGCGGAAGCCGCTCCTGTCAGGGATGCTGTAACGGCGAAGACAGCCGCCAGCGCGGTAAACGTAACTTTTTTGAAAAATTTCATGATGTTTCTCCTCCTGGCTTATAAGCCGAATCTATTATTATTTCGTTAACTGAACAGCTTTACCGTTCACGATTTCCCACAGTTTGCCATTAATTGTTACAGCCAGCTTGCTGCCGTCTGCGGATACCGCAACCTCGGATACCGATTCCGTCGTGCGGAACAACTCCGTCTTGGCTCCCGTCGCAGCTATCGAATAGATGCGGCTGCTTCCATCCGCTGCCGTTCCGGATACAACCAGGCTGCTGCCGGCTTGTTCAATCCAGTTCGGTTCAATATCAAGCTGGAGGTTGGCTGCTGTCTTGTCGGTTTTTACCGACTTGAGCGTATTGAGTGCGTTACCGTTCGGATCGGCGCTGAGGTAAGTGACCGTTCCGTCGTTCGCGATCTCCGGATACAGCTTGTTGTCATCGGAAGTAGTGATTGCAGCCGGCGCAGCGTCCTTGGCAGTCAGATCAAGCGTGTACAGCTGCTCGCCCGCCTTGCTGTAATCGACCGTCAGCGAATCTTCCGTGCTGTCCGCATCGTTCTTCGCCGTTCCGGTAATGTTGACGATGTAGACCGCCTTCGTTCCGTCCGGAGAAATGCCAAGCTCGGATTTATTCTCTACCTTGTCAGCAAGAACTGTCGTGATTTCACCGGTATCAACCGATACCTTGGCGAGCTTCTCCTGCTTGTCTCCCTGGACAAAATAGAGCGTTTTGCCGTCGGCTGCCCAAGCGAGGTCCGTCTTCACGCTCGTATCCGTACCAAGCGCCTTGATCTGTCCGTTCGACAGATTAATCACATACAGCTGGCCCGTCTCATCCGTAAAAGCGCCCTGGCTGCGGTCTGCCGAAACGGCAAATCCGGAAGCTTGTCCGTCGCTTTCCAGAACGCGATAGGTTCCCGGCGTAGCGGACAGCTTGTACATCTGCTCCGCATCGCCTTCCAGAGTCGCGAGAATCGTGCCGTCAGCCGCCCATTGCGGCGTGCTGAACTCGCCCTGCGGACGAGCTGCGCTCAGAATTTCCAGCGGGCTTCCGTACAGTTCGCCGCCAAGGCCGTATACGATTGCGCTAAGCTCAACGTACAGCTTGCCGCCGCTCACGGTCGGAGCGGTTGTGAAGCTGCGGGCTGTACCGTCAACTGTATAGCTCTTGGAGCCGGCTTTCAGAGTAATCGTATGTAATCCTGCCGCGTCCGTAATCACGACGCTTCCCGTACCGGAGGTCAGGCTTGCACCGAGTGCCGTTGTGAGCTGCCCAAGCGCGTAGAGCTTGTACCCGCCGATTTCGATCGTCTTCAGCGTCGCTTGCGCTCCGTTGATCGTCCAAGAGGCCTGCCCTTCCTTCACTTTGGCAGTTTTAGCGGCTGTATTCTGAACCGGAGCCTTGCTCCCCCCTGATGCTGCCTGAACACTGGCGCTCACTGCCGTTGTTAGAAGCACGGAGGTCATGAGCACGCTTAACCATTGACTTTTCTTCAAATGGATCCACCCTTTTCGATGAGGTAACTTGTACGCCGGGCTTGTGCCCCGATGCACTTGCTAATGCTATTTTCAGGCTTGTCTGTCAAATCTGTTGCAGAGGAATGTTTTGGAAATATTAAAAACCAAAAAAAGATTTTACAAATGGCGATCAAGCGATTAAGGTAATGAGTGAGTACTCACTCATTACGTAATTTATGGAGGTTTTCCTTTAATGATGGAGACAAACACAGTCATTCAAGTCTCACATATCCGCAAAGCGTTCGGCGGCAAAATCGTCCTGGACGACATCAGCCTTGAAGTCCGCCAGGCGGAGACCTATGGGCTGCTGGGGCCATCCGGCTCCGGCAAGACGACACTTGTCAAGCTGCTGACCGGAATAGACGAAGCGGATCAGGGCGATATCACGGTGCTGGGCGTGAAGGTTCCGAAGCTGTCGCTGCTGTCGCAAATCGGCTACATGGCCCAGTCCGATGCCCTGTACAGCGAGCTGAGCGCCAAGGAGAATCTGGAGTTCTTCGCGTCTCTGTACGGATTGAAGAAGGCAGAACGCAACCGGCGCATACAAGAAGTCATGGAGATCGTCAATTTGCAGGATCATCTTCGAAAAAGAGTGGATCAATACTCCGGCGGCATGAAACGCCGCTTGTCACTCGCCATCGCCCTGCTGCACGAGCCGCCGCTTCTCATTCTCGATGAGCCGACGGTCGGCATCGATCCGGTGCTGCGCATGTCTATATGGAAGGAACTCAAAAACTTGAATGCCCGCGGAACAACGATCGTGCTCACGACCCATGTCATGGACGAGGCTGAAAAATGCGACCGGCTCGGTATGATCCGGGAAGGCCGCCTGCTCGCTGAGGACACGCCGGCCAATCTCCTGGCCAGCACCGGCTCTTCTACTATTGAGGAAACGTTTCTGTATTATGGAGGTGTCCGTCCATGAGAGTCCGCGCGCTGACGCTTCGCATTCTCCGGCAGTTCATTCACGACAAGCGGACGATGGCTCTCATGTTCATCGCTCCGCTCATTGTCTTAAACCTCATGAGCCTCGTCTTCGGCGGAGACGCCTATAAGCCAGCCATCGGGCTTACGGGCCAGGCAGCCGCGCTGTCCGGCAGCCTGGAGAAGCATGACGCCAAGACGACGGCTTACGATACGGCCGACATTGGCATGCAGGCATTGAAAGACGGCAAGATCGACGCCTTGATCAGCATGGAGCAGGGCAAAGCGCAAGTCGTGCTGGAGGGCAGCAATCCGACGGCGAACCGCGCCGTTATGCTGGCGCTGGAGCAGACCTCGGGCGATCTTCAGGCCTCCGGCGCCCCTTCGAAGCAGCAGACAGCCGCCTCGCTGAAGCCAGAGATCAGCTACCTGTATGGCTCCGCGGACATGAAGACGATCGACCGGTTCGGGCCGATCATGATCGGCGTGTTCATATTTTTCTTCGTCTTCCTGATCGCCGGGGTCTCCCTCTTGCGGGAGCGGACGACCGGCACGCTGGAACGGCTGCTCGCCACTCCGCTCAAGCGATGGGAGGTCGTCATCGGCTACGTGTGCGGCTTTGGCTTATTCACCATTGTTCAAGCATTGCTCATCTCCTGGTTCTCCATCCAGGTGCTCGGCATCCTGATGGCGGGCAGCTTCGGCTACGTGCTGCTGATTACACTGCTCCTGTCCATGACGGCGCTGACGCTCGGAACACTGTTGTCGGCTTTCGCCAGCAGCGAGCTGCAAATGATCCAATTCATCCCGCTAGTCATCGTACCGCAGATCTTTCTCTCCGGCCTGTTCCCGATGGATACTCTGCCGGATTGGCTGCAGAAGATCGGATATCTGACCCCGCTCTATTACGGGTCCGAGGCAATGATCAATATTATGATCCGCGGCAAGGGCTGGGACGCCATCTCGGTGGACGTCTTGGTGCTGGCCGGTTTCTCGGTATTGTTCATGGCGCTGAATGTGCTGGCTCTTCGCAAGCACCGCCGAATGTAACAGCGTGTTCTTTATGTTAAAATGGTCGGATAACAGTGCTAGTGGAGGGTTGTCATCATGGCGGAAGAAAAAACGGACCGAAGCGACGATCAATGGGCCCAGGAGCTGCTGGCCATCGGCGGCGAGGAGCATATGACGCCCAAGCAGATCGCCATTCTGAAAGCGGCGGTCGAAGTGTTCGCGGAAAAAGGGTACGCCGGGGCCGCAACCAGCGAGATTGCCCAGAAGGCGGGCGTTGCGGAGGGCACCGTTTTTCGCTATTACAAAACGAAGAAGGATCTCCTGATCTCCATCATCGGGCCGACGATGGGCAAGCTGCTCGCACCGTTCATCATCCGGAACTTCGGGAGCGTGCTGAATTCGCCTTACGAGACGTACGAAGACTTCCTCCGGGCTTTTATCGTGAACCGCCTCGACTTCGCCCGGAACAATTTCAAGCTGCTGAAAATTCTCGTTCAGGAAATACCCTTTCATCCGAGTCTTCGTGAGCAGTTCGTCGAGAATGTCATGAATACAATTGTGGAAAAAGTGTCTCTTCAGCTTGAGCGCTTCAAGGAGAAGGGGCAGATTGCCGATGTGCCGACGTCAGCCGCCATCCGCTTCTCGGCCTCAGCCGCCCTTGGCTTCATCATGACCCGGCTGCTGTTTCAACCCGATAAAGACTGGAATGACGAGGAAGAAGTCGAGATACTGATCCGCCTGATCATGCACGGCCTCTCCCCTAAATAACATCAACTCGTCATGAAGGGAATGCATCATGAAATGCAATCCCCTGGGACAGTATTGATTTTCGGCAGGAAACAGGTATAATTAGACCAAATTTCGTACAGTCGATGATCGGGAGAGTAGTAAAGGGGCACTGAGCCTGCAGCGAGCCGGAAGGGTGAAAGCCGGCGGCCTTCCCTTTACAAAGCGCACCCGGGAGACGGACTTCCGAAAGGTCCAGTAGGAAGCCCCGGGAACAGGCCCGTTATGCCTTAAGGTGGCCGGATTGCGTTCAATCAGCATGTCCGGCAAGCAGAGTGGTACCGCGAGAACACAAGTCCTCGTCTCTTTATTTGGAGACGGGGGCTTTTTTTATTCAGACAAAGGGGGACTTTCGAACATGCTGAGCCGGATCATTGGTCAAGAGATTGAACAAAGCGTATTGATCGCCGTACGGGAGATGGGACTGGAGGTTTCCGCACTGCCGGAGGTGAATATTGAGCAGCCCGCCAGCCTTGATCACGGGGATTATTCCAGCAATATCGCCATGAAGCTCGGCAAGACGCTGCGTATGCCGCCGCTTCACATCGCGAGCAAGCTTCGGGATGTGATGATGGCTTCGGCTTCAGAAGGTGGGCTGATCCGGCAGGTAGAGACCGCCGCTCCCGGCTTCCTTAACGTTCGGATCGACTGGAGCGTCTGGGCCGGGATGAATGAAGCGACCCCTGCGGGCAGCCAAGGCAAGGTTGTGATCGAGCACACTTCTATCAACCCGAACAAAGCTGCTCATATTGGCCATCTGCGGAACGCCTGCATTGGAGACACCCTCGCGCGTCTGCTCAGAAGAACCGGTCATACGGTGGAGGTTCATAACTACATCGACGATCTCGGCAATCAGCTGGCGGATACGGTAGTGGGGCTGCTGAACTTGCCTTTGGAGGGCGACTACGGACGTTTCGGCGATTACTGCTGGGATCTGTATTCCGCGGTCAACCGGACATACGGCTCGGACTCTCTGCTGAATGCCAAGCGGACGGAGACACTGCATGAACTGGAGCAAGGCACCGGCAATACCGCCTGGATCGGCAAGATTGCCGCAGAAAGGATCGTCCGCGACCATGTGAAGGAGATGGCAGACTTCGGTATCCTGTACGATCTCCTGGTGTGGGAGAGCAGCATTGTCAAGGAGGGCTTCTGGGATGCGGCGTTTGAGCGTCTGCGGCAGACTCCCCTGTTCGTTCTGGAGACGATCGGCAAGCTCGCTGGCTGCTGGGTGCTGAAACAGGCGGAAGATGTTGGCGGAGCCGAAGACCAGGACACTGGGGATGCCCGGCAGGACGGTGAATACACGCAGGATAAAGTGCTGGTACGTTCCAGCGGCATTTTGACTTACACCGCCAAGGATATCGCCTATCATTTATGGAAATTCGGACTGCTGGACAAGGATTTCACCTATGAAGCGTTTGACGGTGAGCTGTACACGACAGCTGCGCATGGAGCGGCCAAACCCCTCGGTCAAGCCCATACCGTCATCAATGTGATCGATTCCCGGCAGGAATATCCGCAGACGATGGTCAAGGAAGCGCTCCGGGCACTGGGTTACGGCGAGCAGGCGGACCGGCTGCATCATGCCGGTTACGGTGTCGTCTCGCTGAGCCCCGCTTCTGCGGCAGAGCTTGGCATCGATACGTCGGACGGCAGAGCTTCGTACGCCATGTCGGGCCGTCAGGGGATCGGCATCAAGGTCAGCGATCTGATCTCCCGGATGGAGCGGCATCTCGAAGATACCCGAAACGGCCGCGACGGTCTGCCGGCGCGGATGATTGCTACAGCCGCCATCCGTTATTATCTGCTCCGGTTCAATCTGGGAACCGAGGTCATTTTTGATTTGCGCCAGGCGATGGAGCTCGCCGGGAATACGGGCGTGTATCTGATGTACGCCCACGCGCGGGCAGCTAGAGTGATCCGCAAAGCTGAGAGCCTCGGGTTGCTCGCACCAGACGTTGTCAGCCGGAGCGCGGATTCCACCGAAAGCTCAAGCCAGATCGAGGACAGTAACGGCCAAACCGGCAGCCGGGCTGGGCATGACGAGTGCGCGAACGGCAGAGCCGTCCCTCTCCCGCCTCCTTCTTTCCCGGCGAAGCTGGAACCGCCAGAACTGGCGCTGCTGAGACAGCTTGGCGCATGGCCGGACACCCTGCATACGGCAAGCAAGGAATTGACGCCGAATACCATCTGCCAATACAGCCATACTCTGTCCTCGCTGTTTCATCAGTTCTATGCTTCCTGTCCCATTCTCACGGGGCCGAATGAAATCGTCGCTTTCCGGCTGTGGCTAACAGCCAAATTCAAGGAGACGCTCGGAGATTCGCTTGCGGTACTGGGACTTCCGGCGCCGGAGCGGCTATAATTTTTGCCAATTTGGAAGGATTATCCGCAAACGGTGTCGAAATATATAGACTGCTGTCGTGCCGGAGTGCAGGGCAGCAATACATACACTGGGGGAACCAAACATGAAGAAACACATGGTGCTGCTGCTCGCCGCACTGCTGCTCCTGATCGGATCGTTCACATCAATCGGCGCGGAGAAGGCCTCCGCCGCCCAAGCGCCCGTCTACACGGAGCTCGCAACCTTTGTGGACGGCAAGCTGCTCATTTCGCCTGCCAAATCACTGGTAGCCAAAGGCTCAACCTATGTTCCGGTCAAGCTCGCAGCGCAGATTCCGGGCATCTCGATCGATGCGTCTTCCGGCATTGTGCTGACAGGCGGCAAGGGAACCGCCAAGCTCGACGCGACCAACTCGATGCTGTACCAGAACTCCAATTATGTAGCGTTCAAGACGCTGCTGAAGATCGGAAATCTGGACGGCAAATATGCGTCAAGCGCGAACTGCCTGTTCGTCTGGACGACAGATGAAGGCAAAACCAAGAGCAGCGAGATGCTTTACAGCATCAGCAAGCTGCCCGGAACGATCGGCGGTGTTGTCGGCAAGAAGGTATACGCCTTCGGTCATCCCGGCTCCAACTGGGTTACGGGTGTAAGCTATGACGGCGGCTCGACGATCGAATTCACCATGCAGAAAGAAGACGGCACTGTCTGGACGCTGCTTGATCCGGCAGACGGCGCGGAATCTCTCTACACCGCTGAGTATCTTCAGTACTTGAAGACCGTCTACAACGGATATCCGGCCTGGATGAACAATTCGGTAATTCAGGACAGCCCGTTCAAGAACATGGAGAAGGTCACCATTCTTAACATCGTTCCCGATCCCGAGGACAGCACCTTGCTGATCCGGGTACGCCGGGCCAACGGGCAGGAATTTGATATGACGACAGAAGCTGCCGATGATGTGCAGGATGAAATCAACCAATATTTTTATTTCAAGAACCCGAAGACCGTATTCAAGATCAGCGACAAGATGTGGAAGGCGATTCAGGAGGAAAAGGTCGTTGTGGGGATGACGTTTGAGGAAGTATACCTCGCCTGGGGCGAGCCCGACGAGACCGATGATTCGCTGGGGCTGGCGGTGTATGGGAATACGTATTTGTATTTCCGCAACAGCAAGCTGGCGTATATCTTGTAGAATGGCGATTGCACCGGGAGTCGTGTTCAGGCACGGCTCCTTTTTATTTTATATAAGTTGAACTGAAAATCTTTATACCTGAAGAAGTAAACGGTCAATTACGGCTTGAGGAGTTCGGTTGATGCTTTTCATAAAAGCGGCCACATGGGAACGAATGACGTAGAACTTTTGGAAAAACACATTGTTCACGACATCGTGCTTTAGCCATTTCCACAAACCTTCCGTGGGATTGAGTTCCGGGCTGTACTTGGGTAAATAGACCAACTGCAATCGGGCGTGCTCCTTGAGAAAAGGCTGAATTTCATCGGCATGATGAATGTGGGCATTATCCAGGACAACCACGACCTTGCCGGAATACGTCTGTAAAATGTCGGTCAAGAAGCGTTGGAACGCTTTCGCATCCAGTTTTTCTTCTTCCCGGTGAAGGGCATGGCCGGTTTCGTAATCGATCGCTGCAAACAGCTTGGCACCCTGATGCTGGCCATACGTCTTGATTTTTCGCTGTTGTCCTCTCGGAAACCAATTGTACTGTAAGGCTAGATAGGCCCGAATAGCCGATTCGTCTTCAAACAGCAGGTGATCCACTTTTCCTTGATCTAACTGGTCTTTGAGCTCAGGTAGCGTGACTTGGCGAAACTGCTCTTGCTCCTCTGGATTGGCCTTTGCCAAAGTATAGGTGGCCTTCGTGTAGCTGAAGCCAAGGCGGTTCAGCATTTTGGAGACGCCTTTGAGCGTGTAGTCTTCGCAATACTCCCGAAGAATCCAGGCACGAATGAGTTTTAACGTCCAGGTATACTTCGCTTCAAAGCCAACATCGACAGGGCGTTTCTCAGCGATGACTTGCTTCAGCCGTTCCTCTTGCTCATTCGAAAGTCGCTTGGAACCACCCGGATATTCACCCAATTCGAGACCTTGCAGTCCATTCTTACGGTAGTTCTTCCAGTATCCGCTGATGGCCGGAAAGGATCTGCCCAAAATATCGGCAATTTCGGTGAGGGTCCGGCCCTCTAGATGCAGCCTTATCGCCAAATATCTTTCATACATCCGGGTACTTTCTGTTTCCTTCATGGCTTCTGTCAGTTTTCCGATCTCTTGTTCTGTAGTCATTTAAATCTCCACCTTTTCAGGTTCTTTCTTATCTTTTACCCGATTCTGGCGGTCCTTAATGTTACGAGTTCAATTTATATAAAGGCATTGGTTGTCTCTTCCGCCCGCTGAACCAAGCTCCCTCCCGATACATGCCATGCTACGAGTTTACACTTGCAGTTTGAGCTGCCTGTCTGGCGTGCATCTTTTTCATAACATATCTGGCAATAGGCTGGGCAATCAGCAGTTCAATCCAAAAGGCTACACCAAAGTTTCTGGGCCAAATATGGAGGAAGTTCTCAAACGGCTTCAAGCTGATTTGTCTCGTTCCGACCCACGTTCCTATAATGGACATCATGATCGATAACACCGTTACGTTTAGGACAATATGCAATAATACTCTGGCGTTAAATCCGTCATTCTGTCCCTCGATTTTTGGTGTCAGCTTGGCAACGATCGGTCCTGCAATCAAGTTCACAGATAGAACGATGATGACCCACATTACCGGTATTATTTTCAAGGTATTGAGGTACACCTCTTTACTGAATCCAAGCTCCAACCCCGTTATAACAGGCGCGATCGTGTTTACCGAAATGATTGAAATGATCAGCATAAACAGAATGCCCTCATTTCGATTTCTAGGCAGTCTTGTTTCCGCATGCAGATGGTTTGTCATCCCTGTCTCCCCCTTCTTTTTTTAGACTTTGTTATTATAGCGATATCGAAAAGCTCTTCATAAGTGAATATTTTGTGAACAAATCATTCAATTTAAAGGTGCTCACTCTATTCTCCGCATTGCGAAACAGCCGCCACTCCCTCCGCTTCCATTTCCGGACCTCTCCCACAATCGTTCTGTTAAACTATGAAGCCGAATATTTTCTTCGGAGCGTACGAATGCATACTTCCACCTCAGGGCACTAAAGCCAAAATAATTGGCATCAACATAAAAACCTTGGTCTTTTATCCCAATAATTCCATTAGTTAGACTTAAGGTGAAACAACATGTAAGCGATATCTTGACTGTCAAACCATTTTAAAGGAGGGCAAGTATGAAAGAAGTGCACAAAGCTGAGATTGGGTTCACACGCAAAGTATGGGGTTTGTTCCTCGCGCTGGTGATGCTGTCCGGCATCGGCTTGTTACCGGCTTTCAAGGTTCAAGCAGCAGGCACGACCATAGCCTCAATGGCTTATTTCTCGGCAGCGGACGGGCCTGTCATCACCAAATCCGGAGTGGGACAAGCCAGTTACGGTTTTGTTATGCCGGTCTTCAACGGAGGCGCCGCCAGTTGGAGCGACGTTTCCGGCGATTTGGGTGTTAATGTGAAGGTTGGTGGCAATTGGGTAGATATCGACAGCGCAGGCGGGTATGTCTATAACCAGAACTGGGGGCACTGGAGCGACGGCGGCATGAATGGCTACTGGTTCACGCTCACGGCCACCACAGAAATTCAGCCGTACTCCAAAGCCAATAGCGGAGTTACGCTCGATTATACGCTGGTGTTTCAGAATGTTAACAAGACCGCCATCACGTCGATGACGCCGACACAGGGTCCGGAGCTTACGGCGAGCTTCACCGGCGGAGCCGGGTTTACGTATCCGGTAATCAACAATGATTCAGGCCTTATCTATGATGCGGTAGCCGACGATTTGAAGCTGTACGTCAAGCCGGTGGGCAGCAGCGAGTGGATCGACGTCGACAACAATGCGGCCAGCGGCTGGATTTATGACAGCAATTTCGGTCAATTTACCGAAGGGGGCAAACTGGAGTCGAAGACCACTTCCGCCAGCCTCATTTACACGATCAATTTCAATGAGCCTGTGCGCAATTCGTTCGTCATCTCTGCCTACGACGGCACCACCTACACGGCGGACAACAGCGGAGCCATCGGCTTGCCGTTGCCCAAAATCGATGGGGGCGCGCCGATCGGCAGCGAACTGGGCAACTTCATGTATCAGATCAAAAAAGACGGGCAATGGGTCGATCTCAGCAGCTCCAGCCAGAGCGGATTTCTCTATGCCGGCAACGGCTACAATAATATGTCCGCCGCCAACCAGTGGGGATACTGGGACGACTACATCTACGGCCTGTGGTTCAAGCCTATCCAGGAGAACATGGAAATCCGTATCGGCTACCCGTTAAACGGGCAGTCCGGCGGAGATGTCGGCAGCAACTATGTATACTACAACTTCATCGGCAACCCTAATGCACCGCGTCCCGATGAATCCGAT includes these proteins:
- a CDS encoding IS630 family transposase, which codes for MTTEQEIGKLTEAMKETESTRMYERYLAIRLHLEGRTLTEIADILGRSFPAISGYWKNYRKNGLQGLELGEYPGGSKRLSNEQEERLKQVIAEKRPVDVGFEAKYTWTLKLIRAWILREYCEDYTLKGVSKMLNRLGFSYTKATYTLAKANPEEQEQFRQVTLPELKDQLDQGKVDHLLFEDESAIRAYLALQYNWFPRGQQRKIKTYGQHQGAKLFAAIDYETGHALHREEEKLDAKAFQRFLTDILQTYSGKVVVVLDNAHIHHADEIQPFLKEHARLQLVYLPKYSPELNPTEGLWKWLKHDVVNNVFFQKFYVIRSHVAAFMKSINRTPQAVIDRLLLQV